In Candidatus Hydrogenedentota bacterium, a single genomic region encodes these proteins:
- the glgA gene encoding glycogen synthase GlgA, whose product MKKTLKILHVAAELSPMLSTGGLAEVVNALPKALRAAGHDVRVAIPCYRSIPAALQGERVAACEVAVGPKRITGALRESRIPGTDVPVYLIEHEGYFGREHPYGQEDGEYGDNAERYCFFGLALLEAMRHIGWKPDVINCHDWHTAPIVIYLKTNLAASPFWAGTPTVYTIHNLNFQGRFAAHQLPFTGFDPSLFHMECLEYFGDINLMKGAIVSADKLNTVSPRYAREIQTMEYGAGLDGVLRKRRDDLCGILNGIDYEVWNPACDPYIAAPFGRDNLRGKAACKSDLQDAFQLPRQNAPVFGVVSRLTWQKGIDLIIDALDLIPDKSFQVALLGTGDSPIENRLINAAQRYPGKVTVILRYDTALAHKVMAGSDFFLMPSRYEPCGLSQLYSLAYGTVPVVRRTGGLADSVRNLSRVNGRKTQATGLSFVPMTSQALLRAMHKALDLYASPAALESLRITGMSEDFSWARASREYVALYREALAKAG is encoded by the coding sequence TTGAAAAAGACCCTCAAGATACTGCACGTTGCCGCGGAGTTGTCGCCGATGCTCAGCACCGGCGGCCTCGCGGAGGTGGTGAACGCGCTCCCGAAAGCGTTGCGCGCGGCCGGGCACGACGTGCGCGTGGCCATACCCTGCTACAGAAGCATTCCGGCTGCGTTGCAGGGCGAGCGGGTCGCCGCCTGCGAGGTTGCAGTCGGGCCCAAGCGCATAACGGGCGCGCTGCGCGAATCGCGCATCCCGGGCACGGACGTTCCGGTCTACCTGATCGAACACGAAGGCTATTTCGGCCGCGAACACCCCTATGGCCAGGAAGACGGCGAATACGGCGACAACGCGGAGCGCTATTGTTTCTTCGGCTTGGCCCTGCTCGAAGCCATGAGACACATCGGCTGGAAGCCGGATGTCATCAATTGCCACGACTGGCACACCGCGCCCATTGTCATCTACTTGAAAACGAACCTCGCGGCGTCTCCCTTCTGGGCAGGCACGCCAACGGTATACACGATTCACAACCTGAATTTTCAGGGCCGCTTCGCCGCGCACCAGCTTCCCTTCACCGGTTTTGACCCGTCTTTGTTTCACATGGAGTGCCTCGAGTACTTCGGCGACATCAATCTGATGAAGGGCGCCATCGTGTCCGCGGACAAGCTGAACACCGTCAGCCCCCGCTACGCCCGCGAAATACAGACGATGGAGTACGGGGCCGGCCTGGACGGGGTGCTCCGGAAACGGCGCGACGACCTGTGCGGCATTCTCAACGGCATTGATTATGAGGTCTGGAACCCGGCGTGCGACCCCTATATTGCCGCCCCGTTCGGCCGCGACAACCTGCGCGGCAAGGCCGCCTGCAAAAGCGACCTTCAAGACGCGTTTCAACTGCCGCGGCAAAACGCCCCCGTCTTCGGCGTGGTCAGCCGCCTTACCTGGCAGAAGGGCATTGACCTGATCATCGACGCGCTCGACCTCATCCCGGACAAGTCTTTCCAGGTTGCGCTGCTCGGCACCGGCGATTCGCCCATCGAGAACCGCCTGATTAACGCGGCTCAGCGCTATCCCGGCAAGGTCACCGTAATCCTGCGCTACGACACCGCGCTCGCCCATAAGGTCATGGCGGGCAGCGACTTTTTCCTGATGCCGTCCCGTTACGAACCCTGCGGCCTCAGCCAGCTGTACAGTCTCGCCTATGGAACGGTCCCGGTCGTCCGCCGAACGGGCGGCCTCGCGGACAGCGTCCGCAACCTGTCGCGCGTGAACGGGCGCAAGACCCAGGCCACGGGGCTCTCCTTTGTGCCCATGACCAGTCAGGCGCTGTTGCGCGCCATGCACAAAGCCCTCGACCTCTACGCCTCGCCCGCAGCGCTGGAAAGCCTCCGCATCACCGGCATGTCGGAGGATTTTTCCTGGGCGCGCGCCTCGCGCGAGTATGTCGCGCTGTACCGCGAGGCGCTGGCAAAGGCCGGCTGA
- a CDS encoding Nif3-like dinuclear metal center hexameric protein: MSVTVRAIVDALEAWAPPAFAYDWDRPGLSVGSPDRRVSRVLVCLTPCREALEKARQLRAQFMVSHHPLIHEPLKHLRSDDPHARLCIDIARANIAVFSAHTNLDVAPGGVSHVLAERLHLRQTRPLLPAPHAAQVKLVTFVPESHLRRVRDAVCAAGAGIIGDYTHCSFSAPGTGTFLPGEKASPFSGKKQQINEEPEMRFETIVTKARLDDALRALRATHPYEEAAFDIVRLDNLDPAVGLGVRGTLETPMPLGDFAAMAAKALGVSHVRIVGKPARRVRSVAVLGGSGGGEISRIPADIDVYVTGDVNYHQACAAHARGLAVIDAGHAGTEACIVPVIAAYLRGHFPGIAVHTWREPERFQVADLRK; this comes from the coding sequence ATGTCCGTGACCGTACGTGCCATTGTGGATGCCTTGGAAGCGTGGGCCCCGCCGGCGTTCGCCTACGATTGGGACCGGCCCGGCTTGTCCGTGGGGTCGCCGGACCGGCGCGTGTCGCGCGTGCTCGTTTGCCTTACCCCGTGCCGCGAGGCATTGGAGAAAGCGCGGCAATTGCGCGCCCAGTTCATGGTGTCGCATCATCCCCTGATTCACGAACCGCTGAAACACCTGCGCTCCGACGACCCGCACGCCCGTCTGTGCATCGATATCGCCCGTGCCAACATTGCGGTCTTTTCCGCGCACACGAACCTGGACGTTGCGCCCGGCGGCGTCAGCCACGTCCTCGCGGAACGCCTCCATTTGCGCCAGACACGCCCCCTGCTGCCGGCGCCCCACGCCGCGCAGGTAAAACTGGTCACCTTCGTTCCGGAATCGCATTTGCGCCGCGTGCGCGACGCCGTCTGCGCCGCCGGCGCGGGCATCATCGGCGACTACACGCACTGCTCCTTCAGCGCGCCGGGCACGGGCACCTTCCTGCCCGGCGAGAAGGCCTCCCCTTTCAGCGGCAAGAAACAGCAGATCAACGAAGAGCCCGAAATGCGCTTTGAGACAATCGTGACGAAAGCGCGGCTCGACGACGCGCTCCGCGCCCTGCGCGCAACGCATCCCTACGAAGAGGCCGCCTTCGATATCGTCAGGCTCGACAACCTGGACCCGGCAGTCGGTCTTGGCGTGCGCGGCACACTCGAAACGCCCATGCCGCTTGGCGATTTCGCCGCAATGGCCGCAAAGGCGCTCGGCGTTTCGCACGTGCGCATCGTCGGCAAGCCCGCCCGGCGCGTGCGTTCCGTCGCCGTATTGGGCGGCTCCGGCGGCGGCGAGATAAGCCGCATCCCGGCAGATATCGACGTATACGTCACGGGCGACGTCAACTACCACCAGGCCTGCGCGGCCCACGCGCGCGGCCTGGCCGTCATCGACGCGGGCCACGCAGGCACCGAGGCTTGCATTGTGCCCGTCATCGCGGCGTACCTGCGCGGCCATTTTCCCGGCATCGCGGTGCACACATGGCGCGAGCCGGAGCGTTTCCAGGTCGCGGATTTGCGGAAATGA
- the amrB gene encoding AmmeMemoRadiSam system protein B, translating to MSIRHAMVAGMFYPADAGTLNREVAQYLDAARVPPGPERVRAIIVPHAGYMYSGATAGYGFARIRGKRPKRVVLLGRSHRCQFEGAAIFAHGSFETPVAGFAVDEPLAAQLAVSSEVRTEEAHYAEHSLEVQLPFLHAVIGDTPIVPVLFGSEAADWHIAFGRRLAALLDPADLVLASTDLSHYYPQERAAQLDKATLNAVLEQDCAAMCRGFRDGRYAMCGAPAVVAAMAYALASGADHWQLLDYRTSAEASGDYQRVVGYGAISMEMAA from the coding sequence ATGAGCATTCGACACGCCATGGTTGCGGGGATGTTCTACCCGGCGGACGCGGGCACCCTGAACCGGGAGGTTGCTCAATACCTCGACGCGGCGCGCGTCCCACCCGGCCCCGAACGCGTCCGGGCGATTATCGTGCCTCATGCGGGCTACATGTACAGCGGCGCGACCGCGGGTTACGGGTTTGCCCGCATCAGGGGGAAACGCCCCAAACGAGTCGTGCTGCTAGGCCGCTCGCACCGGTGCCAGTTCGAGGGCGCCGCTATCTTCGCGCACGGTTCTTTCGAAACGCCCGTCGCCGGCTTCGCGGTGGACGAGCCGCTGGCCGCTCAACTCGCCGTTTCCTCCGAGGTCCGCACGGAGGAAGCGCACTATGCGGAACACAGCCTCGAAGTGCAATTGCCTTTCCTGCATGCCGTTATTGGCGACACGCCGATTGTGCCGGTCCTGTTTGGCTCAGAGGCCGCTGACTGGCATATCGCGTTCGGCCGCCGCCTCGCAGCCCTGCTCGACCCCGCGGACTTGGTCCTCGCTTCCACCGACCTCTCGCACTACTATCCGCAGGAGCGGGCCGCCCAACTCGATAAGGCTACCCTCAACGCCGTGCTCGAACAGGACTGCGCGGCCATGTGCCGCGGCTTCCGTGACGGCCGATACGCCATGTGCGGCGCGCCCGCCGTGGTCGCCGCGATGGCGTACGCGCTCGCGTCCGGCGCCGACCACTGGCAGCTCCTGGACTACCGCACGAGCGCGGAAGCGTCTGGGGACTATCAGCGCGTCGTAGGTTACGGCGCCATCTCGATGGAAATGGCGGCGTAG
- the xth gene encoding exodeoxyribonuclease III, giving the protein MTTILSWNVNGLRAVLKTGFLDWFEKAQPDILCLQETRVNPEDLTEAARAPAGYMSLWQPARKPGYSGVAVYSRIEPVSVAPMGVAEFDDEGRLQVVEFKEFTVLNGYWPNSQDERKRLEYKVRYCGAVARVAGKLVRQGHNVVVCGDFNIAHTEIDLARPKDNENSAGFYIEERQAMTRFLKKGYVDTFRHFCTEAGHYTWWSYRTRARERNIGWRLDYHCVNKEFLPRVARSWILSGVMGSDHCPVGIELR; this is encoded by the coding sequence ATGACCACCATACTTTCCTGGAACGTTAACGGGTTGCGGGCCGTGTTGAAGACTGGCTTCCTGGACTGGTTTGAGAAGGCCCAACCGGACATCCTCTGCCTGCAGGAAACGCGCGTGAATCCCGAGGACCTGACCGAGGCGGCACGCGCGCCGGCTGGGTACATGAGCCTTTGGCAGCCGGCGCGCAAGCCTGGTTACAGCGGCGTCGCCGTGTATTCGCGCATCGAGCCGGTCTCGGTCGCGCCCATGGGCGTGGCGGAGTTCGACGATGAGGGGCGATTACAGGTCGTGGAATTCAAGGAATTCACCGTGTTGAACGGTTATTGGCCCAACAGTCAGGACGAGCGGAAGCGGCTTGAGTACAAAGTGCGCTACTGCGGCGCGGTCGCGCGAGTGGCGGGCAAGCTGGTCCGGCAGGGGCATAACGTCGTGGTGTGCGGCGACTTCAATATCGCCCACACGGAAATTGACCTCGCCAGGCCGAAAGACAACGAGAACAGCGCCGGATTCTATATCGAGGAAAGGCAGGCGATGACGCGGTTCCTGAAAAAAGGGTACGTGGACACGTTCCGGCATTTTTGCACGGAGGCAGGTCATTATACGTGGTGGTCCTACCGCACGCGCGCGCGGGAACGGAATATCGGCTGGCGGCTCGATTATCATTGCGTTAACAAGGAGTTTCTGCCCCGGGTGGCCCGGTCCTGGATACTCTCCGGCGTAATGGGCTCAGACCACTGTCCCGTGGGCATTGAACTGAGGTGA
- a CDS encoding ATP:cob(I)alamin adenosyltransferase, translating into MKSRVTTEQGDSGKSRTLGGEVLEKSHAIFECCGWLDSLRAYTAILRLDMAEQQPEEYDELNRCLLWLIHCYFLMGAACNDPANKHPEYRKGDIGPEHVAKLEDEQERLETVLHLPKAFIASATNRLAAQADYAATMARTFERHLVRLKEVEPAFDAVSMLAFANRLSDYFYVLARYLEEDRHHVVDYRILED; encoded by the coding sequence TTGAAATCGCGCGTAACGACAGAGCAGGGTGATTCTGGAAAGAGCAGAACGCTGGGCGGCGAAGTGCTGGAGAAAAGCCATGCGATATTCGAATGTTGCGGATGGCTGGACTCGTTGCGGGCGTACACTGCCATTCTACGGCTCGACATGGCGGAGCAGCAGCCGGAAGAATATGACGAACTGAACCGCTGTTTGCTCTGGCTGATCCACTGTTATTTCCTGATGGGCGCGGCCTGCAACGACCCCGCGAACAAGCACCCGGAATACCGGAAAGGGGACATAGGGCCGGAACACGTGGCCAAACTCGAAGACGAACAGGAACGGTTGGAAACGGTCCTGCACTTGCCCAAGGCGTTTATTGCCTCGGCCACGAACCGTCTTGCCGCGCAGGCTGATTACGCCGCCACGATGGCGCGCACGTTCGAGCGGCATCTGGTGCGCCTGAAAGAAGTCGAGCCGGCATTTGACGCGGTCTCCATGCTGGCCTTCGCGAACCGGCTGAGCGACTATTTCTACGTGCTGGCGCGCTATCTCGAGGAAGACCGCCACCACGTGGTGGACTACCGCATTCTCGAAGACTGA
- a CDS encoding alpha/beta fold hydrolase: MRAPYGVFFIALCVLAGGFLMMRQLQHWIIFQATREIYRTPADAGWAYEEIMLDVGNERTHAWYIPIEKARGVVLFSHGNAGNIADRLESMELLRRLGFSVMAYDYGGYGHSTGRPSEERCYADIRAAWRELTETRGIPPGQIVLFGRSLGGAVTADLAAGVLPAAVVLESTFLSVPDMAKALFPILPARWLVSIQFANKDKVSGIRVPLLVIHSPDDSVIPFAHGRELFARARGPKQFLEIRGDHNEGFVLSMDAYLHGWETFLAPILPRKDGA, encoded by the coding sequence GTGCGTGCCCCGTACGGAGTGTTCTTCATCGCGCTGTGCGTGTTGGCGGGCGGCTTTCTCATGATGCGTCAGTTGCAGCACTGGATCATTTTTCAGGCAACCCGGGAAATCTATCGAACCCCGGCCGACGCGGGCTGGGCATATGAAGAAATCATGCTCGACGTGGGCAACGAGCGAACCCACGCCTGGTATATTCCCATTGAAAAGGCCCGCGGCGTCGTGCTCTTTTCACACGGGAACGCCGGGAACATCGCGGACCGCCTCGAGTCCATGGAGTTGCTCCGGCGTCTTGGCTTCTCCGTAATGGCGTACGACTACGGCGGCTACGGACACAGCACGGGCCGCCCCTCGGAGGAACGCTGCTACGCCGACATCCGCGCTGCGTGGCGGGAATTGACGGAGACCCGGGGCATCCCGCCGGGGCAGATTGTTCTTTTCGGACGTTCCCTCGGCGGGGCCGTTACCGCGGACTTGGCCGCCGGGGTTCTGCCCGCGGCGGTCGTGCTGGAAAGCACATTCCTGTCCGTGCCCGACATGGCCAAGGCGCTGTTTCCCATCCTGCCCGCGCGCTGGCTCGTGAGCATTCAATTCGCGAACAAGGACAAGGTGTCCGGCATCCGCGTCCCTCTGCTCGTCATTCACAGTCCCGACGATAGCGTGATCCCCTTCGCGCACGGCCGGGAACTGTTCGCGCGGGCGCGCGGCCCCAAGCAATTCCTGGAAATCCGCGGCGACCACAATGAGGGATTTGTTCTATCCATGGACGCCTACCTGCACGGTTGGGAAACGTTTCTCGCGCCCATTCTGCCGCGCAAAGACGGCGCGTAG